CAGGAGCTTCGGTCAGTACAACTACGCTCGTATCCTCCTCCGGCAGCCAGAAGACCGGCGCATCGGGAGGAGCAGCGAGGGGATCAACCGGGAAATCGCAAACCCCACCGCCGACGGATTCGTTCCGTCAGCGTGGCGGGATCTCCCTGGTCAGCAGCCGAGGCTTCGAAATCCGCGTCATAGGCATCGTTGCGG
This Paracoccus saliphilus DNA region includes the following protein-coding sequences:
- a CDS encoding transcriptional regulator domain-containing protein, encoding MTPDASTWRTSAEYDHLDVLTSSDLAWEWLRRNDAYDADFEASAADQGDPATLTERIRRRWGLRFPG